The Thermococcus sibiricus MM 739 DNA window AATCATCAGGTATATTGGCTAAACTCATGGATGTGAATACGGTGGTGTAATTGCCTTTGTATCCAATTCCGAAGTATCCGTATACGGGATAAGGTTCAATTGGATACTCTGTGTTAGCATACCATGAATAGAGGTAGCCGGAAAATGTGGCAAAATCAAGGAATGTTGCTCCGAAGAGTAAGTAGTAAAGCATTGAATTTCCATCAAAGGCTATTGGCCATCCGTAATAAGGTGAGTTGAGGTTTGTGTCTACGGCGTAGGCATCTTGAAGATCTGGGTTTCCAAAATCGACACCACTGTCTATTACTGCCACATTCACGCCTTCTCCTGTGATTCCCAAGTCAAACCAAGTATTCCAAGAACCATGGTGATATATGGCAAAATAATCAGTAGGTTGTGATGGAACCTTGACATTGGTACGTGAGAAGGCTAATTTGGCTTCTCCAGTGCTTGCTGGACTGTTTTCTCTAAGTTTTTTGAGTTCCCCTGAGAGAACATCTTTGAAAGAGAGAACCCTCTTTTCACTCAAACTTTCTTTTGGCCTCAACGTTTTAACCCTTTCAGCGAATTTTGACTGGGGTAGTTCCATGAATGCTAAAGAATTTTCTTCATTTTTATTGATTTCAACAGGTTCTACTGGGTTCATACGTGTGATTGCTTCTACTTCTGGAAGAGATGCGATCTTTCTTAATGTGATTTTGCTATCTCTCTTTAATGGGACTTTTACAATGTAAATGTAATTATTTAGGACTTTCGTCTTTCCTAGGATTTCCGCACCGAGTATTCTAGAACTAATTTCCTTCGTTGTTATAATATGAAGTAGGATTATCTTCTGATTATTGAGTTCAAGAACTCCTTGTGTTTCTTTTCCATCTAGGATCTCAAGTAATTTGGGATCAATTTTTTCTAATGGGTCTGTGGATGTCTCTTGGTTATTATTTGCGGGGACGATTTTTGTTACTTTATAAGAAATTTGAGAGGTCTTTGCAGAACCTATGGCAGTAGGAATTGCTGAAAGTACAACCAATATTACGATAAGAAGACTCAATGTCCTTCTATCCATTTTTGTCCCTCCAATAATCTATTTCATCATTTTATTATGATGTACATTAATATAAATATTTCGACATTACAGTTTAACTATGTCCATAATTGTTATGAATTATTCTCTAAAGTCCAATCATAGTTATTGAGATATTAACAACAGAAAAGAGATGAATTAGAAATTTCTCAACAAACAATCTAAATAAATGGAAAAATCTTACAAATTAAAAGATAAAACTAAACTATCTCAAAAGCTAGTCCAACTTCCAAGGCCGTTCCTAATGGGAGGACTTCTTCATCTACATTGAACTTCGGGTGGTGGTGTGGATAGATTATTCTTTTTTCCTCGTTTCTAATGCCTAGAGCTATAAATGCTCCTGGCACTTTTTGCAGGTAGAATGAAAAGTCCTCAGATCCCATACTCTTTGGGACTTCCTCAACTTTTAATCCTAACTTTTGAGCAACCCTCTTAGTGAGAGATGCCATTGAGGAATCGTTTATTGTTGGAGGAGCGACTTCCTCTATCTTGAGTTTGTAAGATGCATTATTAGCAATGACTATGCCCTTTAAAACTTCTTCAATTCTTTTTTCAATCAGCTTTTTTGTTTCTTGTGTGAAGAACCTGTAAGTGCCATTCATATAAACTCTCTCTGGGATTACGTTAAATGCTTCTCCCGCTTTTATTGTCCCCACGCTAACCACACCACTCTCTAGGGGGTTGAGGTTTCTGCTTATGATTGTTTGGAATGCTAAAATGACCTGAGCTGCTATGGGTACTGGATCTATTGTTTCATGCGGCGAGGCTCCATGGCCACCTTTGCCCTCTATCTCTATATCGAACCTTCCGACTCCGGCCATAAATGGGCCTTCTCTAATTCCAACAATGCCACTTGGCAACTCCATCCATACGTGGAGACCGAAGATAGCATCTACACCTTTTAGGGCCCCATCTTCGATCATTTTTAGTGCTCCGTTTCCTCCTTCCTCTGCCGGCTGGAAGATTAACCTCACTTTGTTGGGGAGTTCTTCTTTGTGCTCTGCAATTATCTTTGAAGCTCCGAGGAGCATTGCGGTGTGAGCATCGTGACCGCAGGCATGCATTTTTCCCGGAACTCTCGACTTGTAAGGAACATCATTCTCTTCTTGGACGGGCAGGGCATCCATATCTGCTCTCAAAGCTACAGTTTTCCCTTCTTTTCCAATATCGGCTATTATACCAGTCCCAACGCGCTTTGTTCTGTATCCCCATTCTTTCAAATGTTCTTCAACTATTTTGGAAGTTCGTTCCTCTTCATAACCAAGTTCGGGGTGCATATGAAAATCTCTTCGCCAGGCAATTATCTGATCTTTAATTTTAAGAGCCTCTTTGAGTGGGTTCATAGGATCACCATTGTAATTAATTCAAATTTGTATTTTAGCCTTTCGATGCATAACTAAGACCCCTCCAAAAAGCAATAACACAGAAAGGACAAAGGCATCAATTCCGCTCTCAAGGGCATATATCAGCGTCGCCAAAACGACACTCGCAGTTCTCTCATCAGCCTCCGATAATTTGAGTAAACTTCCGATAAGATATGTTTCAATTATTCCTAAAACTCCAAAATCCGCTATTGGCTGGCCGAATAGGAAGTATGTATATCTGCTGTTAAGGGTAAACATAAATGCCACTCTCCATCTTGGATCGCTGTGGAGCAACAATCTGCCATGGAAAAATCCAAGTGGGAGGGAGACAGAGACTATGTTGTGGAACACCAGAAACGTAAATCCCACCCTTACTAAAAGACTTTCAAGATTTCCGCTTAGGTATATAACAACCAAAAAGATGGGGACTGCTACTAGAACTTGTTTAAATGCCAGTTTGTTCTCATAATAATAGGGGAGGATGTAAAAAAGAAATACCAGTAGCATTAGAGACCTAAAAGTTCCTAAAAAGAAAAGAACTTCAAGTATTAAAAGAGCAAGTATCTTGGGCTTCCAGTTTAACCTGCAGTATGTGAGAGAAATTCCAGACAAAAATGCTAAGAATACTAAAGGTTTAACAAGCTTAAACCTCAGTCCCCACTGGAAAAATGGGATACCTTCAAACGAATAGAGAACTAGTATGGAGAGGATGGAGCCCAAGAGGACAAATTTCGCATATTTTTCAAAGGCGTTGTATTCCCTTGAAAGGAGAAACATTACTAAAACAGCCAGCTGGCCATAAATTGGGAGTGCAAAGGAGAGGATAAATATAAGGAGCCAGTAAACCCATTCTGGAAATTGTATTGGCTTTAAATAACCAAGAACTAAAACCCCCCAGAATATCAGAGCAATTATGAGGGCACTCATGATTTTATGAGAAGGCAGAGCAACAGCATACAACCTATCCTTGAGGAGAATATTGGCACAAACCATTAAAAATAAGTATGTGAAAAATGCAAAGGTGAAGAGCTTTAGGCCTTTCATTAAACCACCAACTTTAATAAAGTTGAGAGAATATTAAAAGGGTTAGGGGTGTGGAAGATGAGGCGAAATAAATTTGCACTGCTCATGATTGTTTCATTCATTGTAAGACTTATTCCCCATAGGACTCTACTGCTGGCAGTTTATGATGAATACCTTCACAGGGATTTGACACTGAGAATAGTCAATAATGGGATAGGAGTCCTTTCAAAAGATTTGGGATCCCTTTTAGGCCTTAAAGCTTATAGTTATCCTCCATTATTCCACGTAATTGGGGCTCTCTTCTATGGAATTTTTAAGACTGATTACATCTTCTTTATACTTCCTGCTATTTATGGAACTCTTTCACTTGTGGCCTTTTATTACCTCTCAAAGGAAATTCTAGAAGATGAAAAAAAGGCCTTTCTAGCAGCTCTCTTGGTGGGGTTTGCTCCGAATTTCCTCTACAGAACAAGCCTCTATATACCAGAAAATCTTGGTATTTTATTCTTTATAGTTGGCATGTGGCTGTTGGTGAGATTCCTCAAAACTGGAAAAACAAATTACATGCTTTCTTTGATAATCTTACTCCCGATCTACATGGTTACGCATAGAGGCTGGGTATTTTTTGTTGGAGTTGGTGCATTGATGGGTTTTATTTACTTCATTCCATGGGTTAAAAAGCACCTTCATTACCTGGTGGTTTTAGGTATAGTAGGCTTGGCACTCTATTACGCTCCCATAAGTGGGGAGTTCATAAGAGGTCTTATTTCAAGAATGCCAAGGGAAGAAGTTACAGCTTTAGGGTATTTGAAGTGGATTGGTATTGTCCAGCTGATCTTTGGGGTTCTGGCCACTGAGAAATATTTTGAAGAGGGGCCAATCAAACAGGGATTGGCCTTGTGGGCTTGGTCTTTTATGATTCTTGGAAGTATTGCCTTTAGATTTAGAGATCCATATGCTTCGTTGCCCCTTTCAATAATGGCAGCGGATTTTTTGGTTGATGAAGTCTTCCCGAGAATTTCAAAAATTTTAGAAAAAATCACTGTTGACATGAGTGGAATAGGTTCTAGCATCTTCAAAAAGGTTTTATTAAACAAGAAAATGACTTCTGTTATAGTCGCTTTACTAATCCTTGGCCCAATTCTTCAAGGGGCTTATTCCTCATATGCATACATAATTCCACCCACGGTAAAGGACAAGGAGGCCTTTGAGTGGATAAAAGAAAATACGCCTGAAGATGCAGTATTTTTGGTTTGGTGGGATTTAGGCTATTTATTAATTGGTAATACTCATAGAAAAGATGTTGTGATGTGGAAGAAGGTTTATCAGGGCTTTTTTGAAGAGGCCCCAGATCCACAAGAAGCCAATAAGGCTTATGCAGATCACGTAGTGATGTTCAGTTCCACTCAGAAAGATAGGGTTTACACACTAATGAAAGCATACAATGTGAGTTATATATATGTGGATAAATATAGGAGGGCTTATGGCCTCATAAAATATGGCCTTATGGAGTATGCTCCCTATGATACTCATTTTAAAACACTCTTTGTCAATGGAAATTCAGAACTTTATCAGTTTATCCCAAATCCTACGCTTTTACCGCCGGATCGGGATAAATTGGAGTACTCTGGGAGCTATGAAGTGTTGGTGAACTTTTTGGAAAAATTCTGGACCGGTTATAATTATGCGGACTTTGATGATGGATATAAGGGAGATTACTTCCTCAATGCGAGGATAGCAGAAATATACTCCTACTTATATCAAAAAACGGGAGATGAAAAATTTAAAGAACGATACGAATGGCTCTTGAAATGGCTTGCATATAAACAACTTGAAAATGGTGGTTTTCCGGAGGGAATACCCCCGAATGACTTTACTCTTTACACTGCTTTTACAATAGAACCTCTTAAAAGATTATCCTTTGAAGGTCAAGAAAAAACTATGAAATATTTGAGAGACCGCATTCAGGAAGATTATATCATGACTACATCAAAAGACAAAAAGGGAGATTTATTTGCTGAGGCTCAGATGTTGCCCATTCTCTATGAGTATGAATTACTTAATAAGACTGTGTTGGATAATATAATAACAAAGATCTTGGATGAACAAAGAAACGATGGGAGCTGGAAAAAGAGCTTGGGAGGCACAATAGTTACAGCATTTGCCTTGGCCAGATATTACCAACTTAGTGAAGATGAGAGGGTTTTGCCAGCAATTAAAAAGGCAGCAGAATGGATTAGAGAGCAGCAGGAGGATAATGGTAGGTTTAAAGGTGAAAAAGGTTATGGCTATTCAAGGGTCACTTATGCAGATGTTCTTTTTGTTTATCACATTGCAGGAATGGAGCATGAAAAGGAGCAAATGCTTGAGATCATCAAAACCACTTATGAACTCAATAAAGAACCGAGGCCGTTACAGAGCATATTGGACATCTTTCGGGCTCTAGAGTACATTTATGGCACTGAAAATGCTATCAATTTGGTTGAAAACATAATTTCTTCCCAATCTTTTTGATATTTCTTTTTTTACGCCTGTTTTGAGTGGTATTTTATGGGCCTAAAAGCCATTTTTGGACAGTTAATTTTAAATAGACTCTCTCTATATCACCCACGGTTATTCTAAAAGGAGGGATCGAAATGGAATATAAATTCATAAAGTGGTTTGAGGAATTGAGAAAAGAAGACGTCCCACTTGTAGGTGGGAAAGGTGCAAACCTCGGAGAAATGACAAGCGCTGGAATTCCAGTTCCACCGGGGTTCTGTGTTACAGCTGAGGCATATAAGTATTTTGTTGAAAACGTCAAAGTTGAAGATGGAAGGACACTTCAAGAGTGGATTATGGATCTCATAAGCAAGACCAATGTTGATGATAGCAGGCAACTCCAAGAGAACACTGCCAAGATTAGAGAGAAGATAATTTCAATGGAGATGCCTGAAGAAATCGCTAGTGAAATTGAACAGGCCTACAAAAAGCTTTCACAGAGATTTAATATGGAAGAGGTCTACGTCGCTGTAAGAAGCTCTGCTACAGCAGAGGATCTTCCAGAGGCTTCCTTTGCTGGTCAACAAGAGACATACCTTGATGTTCTTGGCGTTGAAGATGTTAAAGAGAAAGTTAAAAAGTGTTGGGCTTCACTCTGGACTGCAAGAGCAACCTTTTACAGAGCAAAGCAAGGATTTGATCACTCAAAGGTTTACTTGAGTGCAGTTGTCCAAAAGATGGTTAACAGTGAGACAAGCGGTGTTATGTTCACAGCTAATCCTGTCACGAATGATAGAAGCGAGATAATGATCAACGCTGCTTGGGGACTTGGTGAGGCTGTAGTTAGTGGTGCTGTAAGCCCAGATGAATACATTGTTGAAAAGGGAACTTGGAAGATTAAGGAAAAATTCGTTGCTAAGAAGGAGATAATGATCGTCAGAAATCCTGAAACAGGAAGGGGAACTGTTAAGGTCTCAACTGCTGAGTTTCTTGGCCCAGAATATGTTGAAAAACAAGTTCTTACAGATGATCAAATAATTGAAGTTGCTCAGATAGGTGCCAGGATTGAGGAACATTATGGATGGCCTCAAGATATTGAGTGGGCTTATGATAAAGATGATGGTAAGCTTTATATTGTTCAATCAAGGCCGGTTACAACTCTAAAAGAAGAGGTAAAGACGGAGGAAGCTGAAATGACTGAAGAGATGAAAGTTCTTCTTAAGGGTCTCGGTGCCTCACCGGGTATCGGTGCAGGAAAAGTTGTTGTAATCTTCGAGGCTGACGAAATTGATAAGGTAAAAGAAGGCGATGTTCTTGTTACAACAATGACAAACCCCGATATGGTTCCAGCAATGAAAAGGGCAAGTGCTATTGTGACTGATGAAGGTGGGAGAACATGCCATGCTGCCATTGTTTCAAGAGAGCTTGGAATACCAGCTGTTGTCGGTACAAAAGACGCTACAAAAGTCCTTAAAGATGGGATGCTCATAACAGTTGACGGTACAAGAGGTGTTGTTTACGAAGGTATTGTCAAGAGCCTTGTCGAGAAGAAAGAAGAAGAAAAAGCAGCAGGCCAAGTTGTAGTTGCTGGTGCTCCACTTGTAACAGCTACAGAAGTCAAGGCAAACGTTTCAATGCCTGAAGTTGCAGAGAGAGCAGCTGCAACTGGAGCAGACGGTGTTGGGTTGCTTAGAGCAGAGCACATGATCCTTGGTATTGGTGCTCACCCAGTGAAATTCATCAAAGAAGGAAAGGAAGAAGAACTCATAGAGAGACTTGTAGAAGGTATTAGAACAGTGGCAACGGCGTTCTATCCAAGAAGGGTTTGGTATAGAACACTCGACGCTCCAACAAACGAATTCAGAGAACTCCCAGGTGGAGAAGATGAGCCAGAAGAACGAAACCCGATGCTTGGATGGAGGGGAATTAGAAGAGGGCTTGACCAACCAGAACTTCTAAAGGCCGAGTTCAAGGCCATTAAGAGGCTTGTTGATGAAGGCTACGACAATCTTGGTGTAATGCTCCCACTGGTCAGCCACGTTGAGCAGCTCAGAGAAGCAAAGAGACTTGCAAGAGAAGTTGGTCTTGAACCACACAAAGACGTAGAATTTGGTGTCATGGTTGAAACACCCTCTTCAGCACTCATTATTGAGGATCTTTGTAAAGAAGGCCTTGACTTCATAAGCTTTGGTACAAACGACCTCACTCAGTACACACTCGCTATCGATAGAGACAATGAGAGGGTCTTCAAGTTATACGATGAGACTCACCCAGCAGTTCTCAAATTAATAAAGCACGTTATCAAGGTATGTAAGAAGTACGGGGTTGAGACAAGTATCTGTGGACAGGCTGCAAGTGATCCAAAAATGGCAAAGATCCTCGTTAGACTTGGAATTGACAGTCTTTCAGCCAACCCAGATGCAGTACAACTCATAAAACAAGTGGTTGCAAGAGAGGAACAAAGGATCATGCTTGAAAATGCTAGAAGACAACTTTACAAGGATGAAGAGTTAGAATTCTGAGCTTTTTAATTCTTTTATCATTCTGTTGCTTGCAAGATCCCTTCCGAAAGGGAGGGGATACGCAAGGGGAGGTGGGTGGGATCAAAAACTGTTTAAACTTTTGTTATTAAAAAATAATATGATGTATCTAACCCAGAAAAATCACATTAGATGTGATAAGAAAATCTACAAAATTCTTAGAATACTGACTCGTCTCTCTAAGAACCTATACAACTTCACTCTATACACCGTAAGACAGTATTACCTCAACAACGGGAAATATCTACCGTATGAGGAAGCCTACCATTTGGTAAAGCACAATGAGGATTACAAACTACTCCCTTCGCAGGTTGCACAGCAAACGATGAAGGTTGCTGATAGGAACATGCGTTCATTCTTCCATGTTCTTAACGAGAGGAAGAAGGGTAATTACAACGCCCTGTATCCATGCCGAAATACCTACCAAAAGATAGTTACTTTATTTGCATCTTCCAGAAAGATATGTTCAAGGTGAACGGAGATAAGATTAGACTGTCTCTCGGAAAAAATTTCACCAAGGAGTTTGGTGTCAGGTTTCTGGAGTTCAAGCTCCCCTCAACAGTTGTAGGTAAAAAGATTAAGGAGGTGAGGATAGTACCGAGGTGTAAGGGGTTGTGGTTTGAGATTGAGTATGTATATGAAGTAGAACCTCAAAAAGCGGATTTGGATTACAACAAGTATTTATCGATTGATTTAGGCTTGGATAACTTCGCTACATGCGTTCCCACCAGCGGGACTCCCTTCATAATTGAAGGGAGGGGTTTGAAATCTTTCAACCGTTGGTGGAACAAGGAGAAAGTTAAACTACAATCAATATATGATAAACAAGGGATTAAGATGGGAAGAAAGATGGCCTGGCTTTTGAGAAAGCGTAGAAACGTAATCAACAACTTCATGAACCAAGCTATGAACTACATCGTGAAATACTGCCTCAAAAACAAAATCGGCAATATAGTCATAGGAGAGCTTAAAGAAATCAAAAATGGGATGAATTTGGGTAGAAGAAACAACCAGAACTTTCAGTATATCCCCTACGGTCTTTTCAAGCAGAAGCTCAAGTCGAAGTGTGAGTATTACGGAATCAACTACATTGAGGTTGATGAAGCCTACACCTCTCAAACATGCTCGGTTTGTGGAGATGTAAACAGGAACAACAGGAAATACAGAGGGTTATACATCTGCAAGAAATGTGGAAATGTGATGAACGCCGACTTCAATGGTGCTATAAACATTTTAAAGAAAGTAGCCCCCGAATCCGTAAGGATAGGGGGTAGTGGCCGTGTGAACCGGCCAGTGAGAGTGAGGCTACCGGCAACGGGATGCCGAGTGAACTCTCACGAAGCCCCGTCCGTAAGGGCGGGGTAGTTCACAAGGACAATTTATCCACAGTAAACTTTTTATAATAACGTTTCGATTTTTGTTTGATACCTTAGGTGTTCAATTTTGAGCGGAAGAATTATTGTAAATGAACATCAATCCTTCAACAGGTGACGGGTTTGGATGGAGAGAAGATTCAGGCAATGCGACAGGAGATTGTGGAAGGCCATATAGAAAAAACAATGCTTAAGCTAGCTTATCCCCTAATAATCAATAACATGGTTCAGGTTCTTTACAATCTTACAGATATGTTTTGGTTAGGGAGATTAGGCACAGAAGAGCTTTCTGCCCCGGGAACAGCGTGGCCTCTTGTGTGGTTTTTCATGAGCATTGGAATGGGATTTGCAACTGCTGGATTTGCATTCGTGAGTCAATACATTGGAGCAAAGGACTATGAGAAAGCCAATCGTGCTGCTGGTGCACTGTATTCACTTATGATGATTTTTTCAGTTTTTGTTGCAATATTCGGTTTGATAATAGCTCCCTTCGCACTTGATTTCATGAGGGTT harbors:
- a CDS encoding M20 metallopeptidase family protein; protein product: MNPLKEALKIKDQIIAWRRDFHMHPELGYEEERTSKIVEEHLKEWGYRTKRVGTGIIADIGKEGKTVALRADMDALPVQEENDVPYKSRVPGKMHACGHDAHTAMLLGASKIIAEHKEELPNKVRLIFQPAEEGGNGALKMIEDGALKGVDAIFGLHVWMELPSGIVGIREGPFMAGVGRFDIEIEGKGGHGASPHETIDPVPIAAQVILAFQTIISRNLNPLESGVVSVGTIKAGEAFNVIPERVYMNGTYRFFTQETKKLIEKRIEEVLKGIVIANNASYKLKIEEVAPPTINDSSMASLTKRVAQKLGLKVEEVPKSMGSEDFSFYLQKVPGAFIALGIRNEEKRIIYPHHHPKFNVDEEVLPLGTALEVGLAFEIV
- a CDS encoding DUF6798 domain-containing protein; protein product: MRRNKFALLMIVSFIVRLIPHRTLLLAVYDEYLHRDLTLRIVNNGIGVLSKDLGSLLGLKAYSYPPLFHVIGALFYGIFKTDYIFFILPAIYGTLSLVAFYYLSKEILEDEKKAFLAALLVGFAPNFLYRTSLYIPENLGILFFIVGMWLLVRFLKTGKTNYMLSLIILLPIYMVTHRGWVFFVGVGALMGFIYFIPWVKKHLHYLVVLGIVGLALYYAPISGEFIRGLISRMPREEVTALGYLKWIGIVQLIFGVLATEKYFEEGPIKQGLALWAWSFMILGSIAFRFRDPYASLPLSIMAADFLVDEVFPRISKILEKITVDMSGIGSSIFKKVLLNKKMTSVIVALLILGPILQGAYSSYAYIIPPTVKDKEAFEWIKENTPEDAVFLVWWDLGYLLIGNTHRKDVVMWKKVYQGFFEEAPDPQEANKAYADHVVMFSSTQKDRVYTLMKAYNVSYIYVDKYRRAYGLIKYGLMEYAPYDTHFKTLFVNGNSELYQFIPNPTLLPPDRDKLEYSGSYEVLVNFLEKFWTGYNYADFDDGYKGDYFLNARIAEIYSYLYQKTGDEKFKERYEWLLKWLAYKQLENGGFPEGIPPNDFTLYTAFTIEPLKRLSFEGQEKTMKYLRDRIQEDYIMTTSKDKKGDLFAEAQMLPILYEYELLNKTVLDNIITKILDEQRNDGSWKKSLGGTIVTAFALARYYQLSEDERVLPAIKKAAEWIREQQEDNGRFKGEKGYGYSRVTYADVLFVYHIAGMEHEKEQMLEIIKTTYELNKEPRPLQSILDIFRALEYIYGTENAINLVENIISSQSF
- the ppsA gene encoding phosphoenolpyruvate synthase, with the translated sequence MEYKFIKWFEELRKEDVPLVGGKGANLGEMTSAGIPVPPGFCVTAEAYKYFVENVKVEDGRTLQEWIMDLISKTNVDDSRQLQENTAKIREKIISMEMPEEIASEIEQAYKKLSQRFNMEEVYVAVRSSATAEDLPEASFAGQQETYLDVLGVEDVKEKVKKCWASLWTARATFYRAKQGFDHSKVYLSAVVQKMVNSETSGVMFTANPVTNDRSEIMINAAWGLGEAVVSGAVSPDEYIVEKGTWKIKEKFVAKKEIMIVRNPETGRGTVKVSTAEFLGPEYVEKQVLTDDQIIEVAQIGARIEEHYGWPQDIEWAYDKDDGKLYIVQSRPVTTLKEEVKTEEAEMTEEMKVLLKGLGASPGIGAGKVVVIFEADEIDKVKEGDVLVTTMTNPDMVPAMKRASAIVTDEGGRTCHAAIVSRELGIPAVVGTKDATKVLKDGMLITVDGTRGVVYEGIVKSLVEKKEEEKAAGQVVVAGAPLVTATEVKANVSMPEVAERAAATGADGVGLLRAEHMILGIGAHPVKFIKEGKEEELIERLVEGIRTVATAFYPRRVWYRTLDAPTNEFRELPGGEDEPEERNPMLGWRGIRRGLDQPELLKAEFKAIKRLVDEGYDNLGVMLPLVSHVEQLREAKRLAREVGLEPHKDVEFGVMVETPSSALIIEDLCKEGLDFISFGTNDLTQYTLAIDRDNERVFKLYDETHPAVLKLIKHVIKVCKKYGVETSICGQAASDPKMAKILVRLGIDSLSANPDAVQLIKQVVAREEQRIMLENARRQLYKDEELEF
- a CDS encoding RNA-guided endonuclease InsQ/TnpB family protein translates to MFKVNGDKIRLSLGKNFTKEFGVRFLEFKLPSTVVGKKIKEVRIVPRCKGLWFEIEYVYEVEPQKADLDYNKYLSIDLGLDNFATCVPTSGTPFIIEGRGLKSFNRWWNKEKVKLQSIYDKQGIKMGRKMAWLLRKRRNVINNFMNQAMNYIVKYCLKNKIGNIVIGELKEIKNGMNLGRRNNQNFQYIPYGLFKQKLKSKCEYYGINYIEVDEAYTSQTCSVCGDVNRNNRKYRGLYICKKCGNVMNADFNGAINILKKVAPESVRIGGSGRVNRPVRVRLPATGCRVNSHEAPSVRAG